The proteins below are encoded in one region of Parvicella tangerina:
- a CDS encoding transmembrane-type terpene cyclase, whose product MRDINYWINLKEFTPYELIVTSIGWLFWITLYILIIRSIRKDKYVEMPWVCALGNISWEFVWGFFFYETINLGEFFVWSYRAWFFLDIYILYGVFKYGSKQVDIPDIKKNFNWLVLVVIAGWVTLYSTFIYSGFDHKWGSQSAYISNVLISTLFITLFLRQWTFKKFSKIMAWCKCLGTLAYTIVYFNFDPPNLFVHVIGGVVFLLDITYLYLLYSRQGKEWKPVENVAIKA is encoded by the coding sequence ATGCGAGATATTAATTATTGGATCAACCTGAAGGAGTTCACTCCTTACGAACTTATAGTAACCTCTATTGGATGGCTTTTCTGGATCACTTTATATATTCTAATTATTCGTTCCATTAGAAAGGATAAATATGTTGAAATGCCATGGGTCTGTGCATTGGGAAACATCAGTTGGGAATTTGTTTGGGGGTTCTTTTTTTACGAAACGATTAACCTGGGTGAGTTTTTTGTCTGGAGCTATCGGGCCTGGTTCTTTCTGGATATTTACATCCTGTATGGAGTTTTTAAATACGGAAGCAAGCAAGTAGATATTCCGGATATTAAAAAGAATTTTAACTGGCTGGTTTTGGTCGTAATTGCTGGGTGGGTAACGCTTTATTCAACGTTTATTTATTCAGGTTTTGATCATAAATGGGGGAGTCAGTCGGCTTATATATCCAACGTACTTATTTCTACCCTTTTTATTACCCTGTTTCTACGCCAATGGACCTTTAAAAAATTCTCTAAGATTATGGCCTGGTGCAAATGTCTTGGAACACTGGCATATACGATCGTTTATTTTAACTTTGATCCACCGAACCTCTTTGTACATGTAATCGGTGGGGTCGTATTCCTACTGGATATTACTTATTTATATTTACTTTATAGCAGACAGGGGAAGGAATGGAAACCTGTTGAAAATGTTGCCATTAAAGCCTAG
- the paaZ gene encoding phenylacetic acid degradation bifunctional protein PaaZ — translation MKIQNYVQGSWVDGDGVEYTAVNAINGDVIGEVSSAGLDYEGILDYARKVGSPALRKMTFQERGRMLKSLALHLIGRKDKFYEISAKTGATKIDSWIDIEGGIGNLFANASLRRQFPDLPYYVDGVAAPLSKGGTFIGHHIMVPRKGVAIHINAFNFPIWGMLEKIAVNLMAGVPAVVKPSEITSFLTEAMVREIISSGILPEGALQLVSGFGRGIIDHANHNDVITFTGSAATGKKLKGLPHISERSIAFNLEADSLNACVLGEDAVPGTPEFDIFIKEALKEITIKCGQKCTAIRRIIVPEKLVDEVQNALYAKLSKTVIGDPNLEGVRMGSLVSRHQMERVKQNVELLLEEQELVFGDVNNVEITGGSKEKGAFFSPILMRNDHPFEKTRVHDIEAFGPVSTVLPYKTMEEAIELVEMGKGSLVTSIVTADDKIAREFVTEAAHINGRILVLNERCAKESTGHGSPMPLLTHGGPGRAGGGEEMGGKRGILHYLHRTAIQGHPETITRITEQFQVGADQPEANPHVFRQHFEELRVGDTVFTHKHTVTTTDIVNFANVSGDNFYAHMDETSLEGTLFERRVAHGYFLLSKAAGLFVDPKKGPVLLNYGIDECRFVKPVYPGTTIGVRFTVKEKIDQEKRSEEDVAKGIVKFLVDMYDDEGETVGMATILTMVKKLDQSQ, via the coding sequence ATGAAAATTCAAAACTATGTTCAAGGAAGTTGGGTAGATGGTGATGGTGTAGAATACACGGCTGTCAATGCAATTAACGGAGATGTGATTGGTGAAGTGTCTAGTGCAGGGTTAGATTATGAAGGAATTCTTGACTACGCAAGAAAAGTAGGAAGTCCAGCGTTGAGAAAAATGACCTTCCAGGAAAGAGGAAGAATGTTGAAGTCGCTGGCTCTGCATCTCATCGGCAGAAAAGATAAGTTTTACGAAATTTCAGCTAAAACTGGTGCTACAAAGATTGACTCATGGATTGATATTGAAGGTGGAATAGGAAACTTATTTGCCAATGCAAGCTTAAGACGACAGTTTCCAGATCTGCCGTATTATGTAGATGGGGTAGCAGCACCGTTATCAAAAGGAGGAACGTTCATTGGTCATCACATTATGGTGCCAAGAAAAGGAGTAGCAATCCATATTAACGCTTTTAACTTCCCAATTTGGGGAATGCTAGAGAAAATTGCGGTAAACTTAATGGCTGGGGTGCCAGCAGTAGTGAAGCCATCAGAGATTACTTCTTTTCTTACAGAAGCAATGGTTCGTGAGATCATTTCTTCTGGTATCTTACCTGAGGGAGCGCTCCAGTTAGTCTCGGGATTTGGTCGAGGAATTATTGATCACGCCAATCACAATGACGTCATCACGTTTACAGGGAGTGCCGCAACTGGGAAAAAACTGAAAGGTCTTCCTCATATTTCTGAACGATCCATTGCATTTAACCTAGAGGCAGACTCATTAAATGCATGTGTGCTGGGAGAAGATGCCGTTCCCGGAACTCCAGAGTTTGATATTTTCATTAAGGAAGCATTGAAAGAGATCACAATCAAATGTGGTCAGAAGTGTACAGCCATCAGAAGAATAATTGTTCCTGAAAAATTGGTGGATGAGGTACAAAATGCACTTTACGCTAAGTTGAGTAAGACAGTTATAGGAGATCCTAATCTCGAAGGAGTGAGAATGGGATCACTAGTGTCAAGACACCAAATGGAGAGAGTTAAGCAGAACGTTGAATTGCTTCTGGAAGAACAAGAGTTGGTTTTTGGAGACGTAAATAACGTAGAGATCACAGGCGGATCAAAGGAGAAAGGAGCCTTCTTCTCACCGATATTAATGAGAAATGATCATCCGTTTGAAAAAACCAGAGTGCATGATATAGAAGCGTTTGGACCCGTTTCAACCGTATTGCCGTACAAAACAATGGAGGAGGCAATTGAATTAGTAGAGATGGGTAAAGGTTCTTTGGTAACATCAATTGTAACTGCTGATGATAAGATTGCAAGAGAGTTTGTAACGGAGGCAGCGCATATCAACGGAAGAATTTTGGTGCTCAATGAGCGATGTGCGAAAGAAAGTACCGGACATGGATCTCCGATGCCGCTACTTACCCATGGCGGTCCCGGTAGAGCTGGAGGAGGAGAAGAAATGGGTGGAAAAAGAGGAATTCTTCACTATTTACACCGAACTGCTATTCAAGGTCATCCAGAGACCATCACAAGAATCACAGAGCAATTTCAAGTGGGAGCTGATCAGCCTGAAGCTAATCCACATGTCTTTAGACAACACTTCGAGGAATTAAGAGTGGGAGATACCGTTTTCACCCACAAACACACGGTAACGACTACGGATATCGTAAACTTTGCGAATGTGAGTGGTGATAATTTCTATGCACACATGGATGAGACTTCGTTAGAAGGGACTTTGTTTGAACGCAGAGTTGCGCATGGATACTTCTTGCTCTCAAAAGCGGCTGGTCTGTTTGTAGACCCGAAAAAAGGCCCTGTTTTATTGAATTACGGAATTGATGAATGTCGATTTGTAAAACCTGTTTATCCAGGTACAACAATAGGAGTTCGTTTTACAGTAAAAGAGAAAATAGATCAGGAGAAAAGAAGTGAAGAGGATGTAGCCAAAGGAATCGTGAAGTTCCTTGTAGATATGTATGATGACGAAGGTGAAACGGTAGGTATGGCAACGATCTTAACGATGGTCAAAAAACTGGATCAGTCACAATAA
- a CDS encoding histidine kinase dimerization/phosphoacceptor domain -containing protein — protein MKCGVVLLFVLLSWVSVGQQAIDSLEQQLSKATSDEEKVTLINQLVDLYDSAPEAELYLKSMLDIGEKSGGVLKGDTYRSAYLYYLKTGQDKKALDYLKDAISWDRKNEHEELYYSYELYGKWFQKSLLLDSAIYYFQLAEEGFLKNKDYKSLVEILNREGILLKNVQSYGEALQKYYQAYDIAKQQNLPKNLASTCVNIGVVFKKQGQLEDAMEYYMKAEEIYQTEDNYIGLANVYNNIGNIHRIRDELDLALVYYKKAIKNRELGGSEKTLSYSYNNIALVYKEQAIYDSTLYYLALSEKYKIKLEEQASLSSTYLNFADTYSLLNDSVNFNKYYDLAMSYANEFEQYGIIEELKIIFSKYAANQGNYQEAYEFLVTVIQQMDTMSSKEQEVLSQVLQAQYNDKQKQELILELEASLEKQKKQAEQLRLDETNLWLMVIVLSGVFILLIIALVLVFRSFNRLKQGAKEYATINQELRETRIGAEEKEMMIKEIHHRVKNNLQVVKSLIRLQRDATGDESCEILTDFENRVSSIALVHESLHGSVDLSKVDVEDYYQKLIQDLIDVYSVNQEISCNVNVEKLSFGLDTLIPLGLLTNEIVSNALKHAFQDRSRGHVEVSIKQLNEDDYLLEIADDGVGISGDYLASNTLGLELIDTLVGQLDGTKELVVNNGTKYIIKFKNQDKIK, from the coding sequence ATGAAATGTGGGGTAGTACTGCTTTTTGTTTTGCTTAGCTGGGTGAGTGTTGGCCAGCAGGCGATAGATAGTCTTGAACAACAGCTTTCTAAAGCAACTTCAGATGAGGAGAAGGTGACTTTGATCAATCAACTTGTTGATCTTTATGATTCAGCTCCTGAAGCCGAGTTATATCTGAAGTCCATGCTTGATATTGGAGAAAAATCTGGAGGAGTATTAAAAGGAGATACGTATCGATCTGCCTATCTTTATTATCTTAAAACGGGACAAGATAAAAAGGCGCTGGACTATTTGAAAGATGCCATTTCCTGGGATAGGAAGAATGAACACGAAGAACTGTATTACTCCTATGAACTCTATGGCAAGTGGTTTCAAAAGTCATTGTTACTGGATAGTGCCATCTATTATTTTCAGCTAGCAGAAGAGGGATTTCTCAAAAATAAGGATTATAAAAGCCTTGTTGAGATCTTAAACCGTGAAGGGATACTATTAAAAAATGTACAAAGCTACGGAGAAGCACTGCAGAAATATTATCAAGCTTACGACATCGCTAAACAGCAAAACTTACCAAAAAATCTGGCGAGTACTTGTGTAAATATTGGTGTAGTCTTTAAAAAGCAAGGTCAGTTGGAAGACGCCATGGAGTATTATATGAAGGCAGAAGAGATCTACCAGACTGAGGACAACTATATCGGTTTGGCAAATGTTTACAATAACATAGGGAATATTCACCGTATTCGCGATGAGCTTGACCTTGCATTGGTTTACTATAAAAAAGCAATCAAGAATCGAGAACTAGGAGGAAGTGAAAAAACCTTGAGCTATAGCTACAACAATATTGCCCTGGTTTACAAAGAACAGGCCATCTATGATTCCACGCTCTACTACCTTGCCCTTAGTGAGAAGTATAAAATTAAGCTAGAAGAGCAGGCTTCATTATCCAGTACCTATCTAAATTTTGCGGATACGTATTCCTTGCTTAATGATTCGGTGAATTTCAATAAGTACTATGACTTAGCCATGTCTTATGCCAATGAATTTGAACAGTATGGAATCATTGAAGAGCTGAAGATTATTTTTAGTAAATATGCGGCTAATCAAGGAAATTATCAGGAGGCGTACGAGTTTTTAGTTACGGTTATTCAACAGATGGATACCATGAGTAGTAAAGAACAGGAAGTGCTATCTCAGGTACTTCAGGCCCAGTATAATGACAAGCAGAAACAAGAACTCATTTTAGAACTAGAGGCTTCGCTGGAGAAGCAAAAAAAACAAGCAGAACAGCTTCGCTTGGATGAAACCAATCTATGGCTGATGGTGATAGTCCTTTCAGGGGTTTTTATTCTTTTGATTATTGCGCTAGTATTAGTTTTCAGAAGTTTTAACCGACTTAAACAAGGAGCAAAAGAGTATGCAACCATCAACCAGGAGTTAAGAGAGACACGAATTGGTGCAGAAGAAAAGGAAATGATGATCAAGGAAATTCATCACCGGGTAAAGAATAATTTGCAGGTCGTAAAGAGTTTGATCCGTTTACAAAGGGATGCTACAGGCGATGAGTCTTGTGAGATCCTCACTGACTTTGAAAATAGGGTTTCTTCCATTGCGCTTGTTCACGAGTCTCTGCACGGAAGTGTAGATTTGTCTAAGGTTGATGTGGAGGATTATTATCAAAAGTTAATTCAAGATCTCATTGATGTTTATAGTGTGAACCAAGAAATTTCATGTAACGTAAATGTGGAAAAACTTTCTTTTGGGTTGGATACACTGATCCCACTAGGTTTATTAACCAATGAAATCGTTTCAAATGCACTTAAACATGCTTTTCAAGATAGGAGTAGAGGCCATGTTGAAGTGAGTATTAAGCAGTTGAATGAGGATGACTACCTGCTTGAGATTGCTGATGATGGAGTTGGGATTTCAGGAGATTATTTAGCTTCAAATACGCTTGGCTTAGAATTGATTGATACCTTAGTAGGCCAGTTGGATGGAACTAAAGAACTCGTTGTAAACAACGGAACGAAATACATTATTAAATTTAAGAATCAGGATAAAATTAAATAA
- a CDS encoding oxygenase MpaB family protein: MMADPFADRTVELIIEQEGKEAINRLFSQLRENHDLKDVHFPPPVQRYFNETKHLPDTVNWELVSVGERVFSRYGPQISMCLLCKSLPEAYACAKGAKVLYATGRMTEHNGSLTVFTRRLMETAQFVVNVCSPGGLQPDGKGIVTAQKVRLIHSAIRYYLSKYNWDLRNGKPINQQDMAGTLQSFSTLILQGLQQLNIELSEDEKAGYYHVWHVIGHVMGVHQDVNPASHKEGFELGKVILDDQIAPSKEGVQLTKAVYQFMEHALPGNLLDHVPEAMIRFLAGDRVADVLEVRPYSKLQKLIIPRMLGDVFASESDANDLGHFTAKIAEKLNLHLLQGMLLHFNEHKQVRFYIPPSLKGMWNLN, encoded by the coding sequence ATGATGGCTGACCCGTTTGCCGATCGAACGGTTGAGTTAATCATAGAACAGGAAGGTAAGGAAGCGATTAACAGACTGTTTAGTCAGTTAAGAGAAAATCATGACCTGAAGGATGTGCATTTCCCACCTCCAGTCCAACGGTATTTTAATGAAACCAAACACTTACCTGATACTGTTAATTGGGAGTTGGTGTCAGTGGGAGAGAGGGTCTTTTCAAGATATGGACCTCAAATCTCCATGTGTCTACTCTGTAAATCTTTGCCAGAGGCTTACGCATGCGCCAAAGGAGCAAAAGTACTCTATGCCACAGGAAGAATGACGGAGCATAATGGTTCATTAACCGTTTTTACACGAAGGTTGATGGAAACGGCTCAGTTTGTTGTTAACGTATGTTCTCCTGGAGGTCTCCAGCCAGATGGAAAAGGCATTGTTACTGCTCAAAAAGTTCGATTGATCCATTCAGCGATTCGATATTACCTGAGCAAATATAATTGGGACCTGAGAAATGGAAAGCCGATCAATCAGCAGGATATGGCGGGTACACTTCAGTCATTTTCAACACTAATACTTCAAGGGTTGCAGCAACTGAACATTGAACTTTCAGAAGATGAAAAAGCAGGGTATTATCATGTATGGCATGTAATCGGACATGTAATGGGAGTTCACCAGGATGTGAATCCTGCCAGCCATAAAGAGGGTTTTGAGTTGGGAAAAGTTATTTTGGACGATCAAATAGCGCCATCAAAAGAAGGGGTGCAGTTAACAAAAGCTGTTTATCAGTTTATGGAACATGCGCTGCCAGGTAATTTGCTTGACCATGTGCCTGAGGCAATGATTCGCTTTTTAGCTGGAGACCGAGTCGCAGATGTGTTAGAAGTTCGACCCTACTCGAAATTGCAAAAGTTGATCATTCCAAGAATGTTGGGAGATGTTTTTGCTTCAGAAAGTGATGCCAATGATCTTGGGCATTTTACAGCTAAAATTGCAGAAAAACTGAACCTTCATTTGCTACAAGGTATGTTACTGCATTTCAATGAACATAAACAGGTAAGGTTCTATATCCCGCCAAGCCTTAAAGGAATGTGGAACTTAAACTAA
- a CDS encoding ATP-binding protein produces MKEYGSSYQSDGRVNYPHQLEAPKEVFGRDKELAIIQEALTTLISGKSVCLEVSGESGMGKTHLKQKVFSAQPGIHLFRFSFYTGSELRPYELLNDLFDRLLQFMRDMKSDHELSEWIGKMNPIVADLPNEVVHSIPFLTPDFHRSAKRGKASGVAPTTNKMLLESFYIDFAQEIFKEINRKFVLLIDNMSLYDRDTLELLYQIFSSVEAPVMIVLSGRSGEWQGLREELLQKNAENAKHAQFAIKLEQFTVNEVNGFIRFCLGNKVNRLDELTELTYQTAGGNPKSLIETLRKLIRENKLQYDPETEQWMWDIDKGWFTSKMSIVSLFLNKYEGLDESEKELLRFCACLGTNINAALITKLMRFNTSEANQLLERLMEKGFIDRDEVTTQYGNVSDGNYHFSSEDVAEGIRERIKGEACCKNHRTIANYLINRSATGISDRDVFEAAAHVNKSSSLPMTKDERRSYTHLNVLAAKKARLLTSFRTGYKYIKAGENFAQELNWSEDREVLAELYTEAYHLARLNNMDEASLGYMNNALQHFSKEALFEIRFVQMVLEIQLGKLSKGLSVGLEILEELGIKLPTKPGRISVLLEFLKTRNMLNKKTLEEVYELPQVSDSRLEKAFQVFFWLYRATQYLAPELNGVLALKQLQLMLKHGTNGEAWSGLMAYGVIIGAGMNDYETAFKYADLGGQLAEKYGNKSGKVLFGKAIYWPYKHALKDTLEWYDLARAKQYREGDYIGAAEATVNQSLTMMSLGGELDSVIEKANENYGFCEKVSATDFMSFQKMLIRNIQQLKKGVYNNTEMDRLVSNDTTQFVMTSSVDLILQLKLAYLKKDLMRALELIEDGKKLVNNLTGLYFKTEYDFYAALTYIMALQKRNGLISRIKLNKQLKKFNKWAVCAPDSYAHKNSLLMGLNHLNHNNYSQGIEELNKAKDLASDQGNLLVQAMALDGLSKCMEGRSEAQCLQDKEVSTSLYRKWGIDWK; encoded by the coding sequence GTGAAAGAGTACGGAAGCTCATATCAATCTGACGGAAGGGTGAATTATCCTCATCAACTGGAAGCTCCTAAAGAGGTGTTTGGTCGCGATAAGGAACTTGCGATTATCCAGGAAGCTTTGACAACGTTGATTAGTGGAAAGTCAGTATGTTTGGAGGTTTCAGGTGAGTCTGGTATGGGTAAAACACATCTGAAGCAAAAAGTGTTCTCCGCACAACCAGGGATACATCTATTTCGATTTTCGTTTTATACAGGCAGTGAGCTTAGACCGTATGAACTACTGAACGATCTTTTTGATAGACTTTTACAGTTTATGCGTGACATGAAAAGTGATCATGAACTTTCAGAATGGATAGGAAAGATGAATCCAATAGTGGCTGATTTACCCAATGAAGTTGTTCATAGTATACCGTTTTTAACTCCTGACTTTCATCGAAGTGCAAAAAGAGGCAAGGCATCTGGAGTAGCACCCACTACCAATAAGATGCTTTTAGAAAGTTTTTACATAGACTTTGCGCAAGAGATTTTTAAAGAAATCAACCGAAAGTTTGTGCTGCTCATTGACAACATGTCACTCTACGATAGAGATACCTTAGAACTCCTTTATCAGATTTTCTCTAGCGTTGAAGCGCCAGTAATGATCGTTTTGTCGGGAAGATCGGGTGAATGGCAAGGATTAAGAGAAGAGTTGTTACAGAAAAACGCTGAAAATGCTAAACATGCGCAATTCGCTATCAAATTAGAACAATTTACAGTGAATGAAGTTAATGGTTTCATTCGATTCTGTCTTGGAAATAAAGTCAATCGTCTAGATGAATTGACCGAGCTTACTTATCAAACTGCGGGAGGAAATCCGAAAAGCTTGATTGAAACATTGCGTAAGTTGATTAGAGAGAACAAACTGCAATACGACCCTGAAACTGAGCAATGGATGTGGGATATCGATAAGGGGTGGTTTACCTCGAAGATGTCGATCGTTTCATTATTCCTGAATAAGTATGAAGGGCTCGATGAGTCAGAGAAGGAATTATTAAGGTTTTGTGCTTGTTTGGGTACCAATATCAATGCTGCGCTGATCACCAAATTGATGAGATTTAATACCAGTGAAGCTAATCAACTTCTCGAGCGCCTTATGGAAAAAGGATTTATTGATAGGGATGAAGTAACTACACAGTATGGTAATGTAAGTGATGGTAACTATCATTTTTCGAGTGAAGATGTCGCAGAGGGGATTCGTGAGCGGATCAAAGGGGAGGCCTGTTGTAAAAATCACCGAACAATTGCAAATTACTTAATAAACCGATCTGCAACTGGTATATCAGATAGAGACGTCTTTGAGGCGGCAGCTCATGTAAATAAATCCTCCTCGCTCCCGATGACCAAAGATGAGCGAAGAAGCTATACACATCTCAATGTCCTGGCGGCAAAAAAAGCACGTTTGCTAACATCGTTCAGAACGGGTTACAAATACATAAAGGCAGGTGAAAATTTTGCTCAAGAACTGAATTGGAGTGAAGATCGAGAAGTTTTGGCTGAGCTATATACTGAAGCCTATCACTTAGCCCGGTTGAATAATATGGATGAAGCAAGTTTAGGTTACATGAATAATGCGCTTCAGCATTTTTCTAAAGAAGCTTTGTTTGAGATCAGGTTTGTGCAAATGGTGCTCGAAATACAGTTGGGTAAATTAAGTAAAGGCCTCTCTGTGGGGTTAGAAATATTGGAGGAATTAGGAATTAAGCTACCTACAAAACCAGGCAGAATCTCTGTTTTGTTGGAGTTTCTGAAAACAAGAAACATGCTTAACAAGAAAACCTTAGAAGAAGTTTACGAACTTCCACAGGTAAGTGATTCACGATTGGAGAAAGCCTTTCAGGTGTTTTTTTGGTTATATCGAGCAACGCAATATCTGGCTCCTGAACTAAACGGTGTGCTTGCATTGAAACAACTACAATTGATGCTCAAGCATGGTACAAACGGAGAAGCATGGTCTGGATTAATGGCTTACGGAGTAATCATTGGTGCCGGAATGAATGATTATGAAACCGCTTTCAAGTACGCAGATCTTGGTGGACAACTGGCAGAAAAATATGGTAATAAATCAGGTAAGGTACTGTTTGGAAAGGCAATATATTGGCCGTATAAACATGCACTAAAAGATACGTTAGAATGGTATGACTTAGCAAGAGCCAAGCAATATCGGGAAGGGGATTATATTGGAGCAGCTGAGGCTACAGTCAACCAGTCGCTTACCATGATGTCTTTGGGAGGTGAATTGGATAGCGTAATTGAAAAAGCTAATGAGAATTATGGCTTCTGTGAAAAGGTGTCTGCTACAGATTTTATGAGTTTTCAGAAGATGCTGATAAGAAATATTCAACAGCTTAAGAAAGGAGTCTACAACAATACGGAAATGGATAGACTGGTGTCTAATGACACTACCCAGTTTGTTATGACAAGCTCAGTAGACCTGATTTTGCAGTTAAAACTAGCCTACTTGAAGAAGGACCTAATGAGAGCATTGGAACTGATTGAAGATGGGAAGAAATTGGTCAATAATTTAACTGGGTTGTACTTTAAAACAGAATATGACTTTTACGCAGCCTTAACCTACATCATGGCGTTGCAGAAAAGAAATGGGTTGATCTCTAGAATTAAGCTCAATAAGCAACTCAAGAAGTTCAATAAATGGGCCGTTTGTGCTCCAGATAGTTACGCCCACAAGAACAGCTTGTTGATGGGGTTGAACCATTTGAATCACAACAACTATTCACAAGGAATAGAAGAACTCAATAAAGCTAAGGACTTGGCAAGTGATCAAGGGAACTTATTAGTTCAGGCGATGGCACTGGATGGATTGTCTAAGTGCATGGAAGGACGATCTGAAGCGCAATGTCTTCAAGATAAAGAGGTGTCAACGAGCTTATACCGCAAGTGGGGAATTGATTGGAAATAA
- a CDS encoding PorP/SprF family type IX secretion system membrane protein, protein MKSILPLILFLSILTETIAQQDIQTSNFDYFSSFYNPATITQTKHFCGNGIARNQWNGLNGRPNTGFLDASYNFSDLVWVNLSLTKDVIGFQDQSMIKLGIAKSLKVSPSVKLSFGVNVNYSSFRIAGSFITPDTPVWNDNSIPNSNISESSFDLDAGIFIKARNIIIGLSSTNLVEPTLSQPSFTFQEKRHYYVLGGYTIHHRIGDFENHLLAKSDVASTQIDLKSNLWSNQGWMVGLAYRISDAVIPMVGYQQHFGRVHIRGIYSYDITTSKLNNYSNGSHEICLKICVEPPRFTERYTHPRHLGTWQ, encoded by the coding sequence ATGAAATCAATTCTGCCACTCATTCTATTCTTGTCAATACTAACCGAAACTATCGCCCAACAAGATATTCAAACTTCGAATTTTGACTATTTTTCATCTTTCTATAACCCCGCAACAATCACTCAGACCAAACACTTTTGCGGTAACGGAATTGCCCGAAATCAATGGAACGGATTGAACGGCAGGCCTAACACGGGTTTTCTGGATGCGAGCTACAACTTCTCTGACCTCGTCTGGGTAAACCTTTCACTTACTAAAGATGTAATTGGTTTTCAGGATCAAAGTATGATCAAGCTGGGAATCGCGAAATCACTAAAGGTGAGCCCAAGTGTTAAGCTTTCTTTTGGAGTAAACGTGAACTATTCCAGCTTTCGAATTGCCGGAAGCTTTATTACACCAGACACACCAGTTTGGAATGACAACTCAATACCAAACAGTAATATTTCAGAGAGCAGCTTTGATTTAGATGCTGGGATTTTCATAAAAGCCAGAAACATCATCATTGGCCTTTCCAGTACAAACCTTGTTGAACCCACCCTGTCACAACCTTCCTTTACCTTTCAAGAAAAAAGACATTATTATGTACTTGGCGGCTACACCATTCATCATAGAATTGGAGATTTTGAAAACCATCTATTGGCTAAATCAGATGTTGCCTCAACGCAGATAGATCTTAAATCAAACCTTTGGTCAAATCAGGGCTGGATGGTAGGACTTGCTTACCGAATTAGTGATGCTGTGATTCCCATGGTAGGTTATCAACAACATTTTGGAAGGGTTCATATCAGGGGTATTTACAGTTATGACATCACTACTTCTAAACTGAACAACTACTCCAACGGATCTCATGAGATTTGTCTAAAAATTTGCGTTGAGCCTCCACGTTTCACAGAGCGTTATACGCACCCCCGTCATTTAGGAACATGGCAGTAG
- a CDS encoding FKBP-type peptidyl-prolyl cis-trans isomerase, producing the protein MKISKDRVAQIHYTLTNTSGELLDTSLQREPLLYLHGYGSLIQGLENALEDKATGDKINVEVSSENAYGEYHDQLVQVVPKSGFQSEGDEELAEGIQVQVETNNGLTIGLVTKIEGEDVTLDLNHPLAGMDLKFEVEILDVREATAEEIEHGHAHGAGGHQH; encoded by the coding sequence ATGAAAATTTCGAAAGACAGAGTAGCTCAGATTCATTATACCCTTACGAATACCTCTGGAGAGTTATTAGATACTTCGCTTCAGCGTGAGCCGTTGTTGTACTTGCATGGATATGGATCATTGATTCAAGGTCTTGAAAATGCATTGGAGGATAAAGCTACAGGGGATAAAATTAATGTGGAAGTTTCTAGTGAGAATGCCTATGGAGAGTACCACGATCAATTAGTGCAGGTGGTCCCAAAGAGTGGCTTTCAATCTGAAGGAGATGAAGAGTTGGCAGAAGGAATTCAGGTGCAAGTAGAAACCAACAATGGACTAACGATTGGTTTAGTTACTAAGATTGAAGGCGAAGACGTTACCTTAGACCTGAACCATCCCTTGGCAGGAATGGATTTAAAATTTGAAGTAGAAATTTTAGATGTGAGAGAGGCAACAGCTGAAGAGATTGAGCATGGACATGCGCACGGTGCTGGCGGACACCAACATTAA
- a CDS encoding metallophosphoesterase family protein, with amino-acid sequence MKKIGVISDTHSHLDPKYAKYFGSCDEIWHAGDIGDLEVTDALAGIAPLRAVYGNIDNHKIRTEFPLHQKFRCEGVSVWMTHIGGKPYAYSRDIREEITKNPPRIFVCGHSHICKVQMDKKLNMLYINPGAAGVKGFHKVRTLLRFEIDGTNIQNMEVIELGTR; translated from the coding sequence TTGAAAAAGATTGGAGTTATCTCAGATACTCATAGTCATCTGGACCCGAAATATGCTAAATATTTCGGGTCTTGTGATGAAATATGGCATGCTGGAGACATTGGTGACCTAGAAGTAACGGACGCTTTAGCTGGTATTGCGCCTTTGAGAGCAGTCTATGGTAATATTGATAACCACAAGATCAGAACAGAGTTTCCACTTCATCAAAAGTTTCGCTGTGAGGGAGTATCGGTTTGGATGACGCATATTGGGGGAAAACCTTATGCCTATTCGCGAGATATCAGGGAAGAAATAACGAAAAACCCTCCTCGAATTTTTGTTTGTGGGCACTCACACATCTGCAAGGTACAGATGGATAAAAAGTTAAACATGCTTTATATTAACCCTGGAGCAGCTGGAGTAAAGGGGTTTCATAAAGTGAGAACTCTACTGCGCTTTGAAATTGATGGAACCAATATCCAGAATATGGAAGTGATTGAACTAGGTACTAGGTAG